The following DNA comes from Oscillospiraceae bacterium.
TGCCATTCGGCGTAAGGGCGGCCGTTGAGCTGCCGTCCTTGCCCGCCGTCGCATCCGTAGAGGCTGTGCTGGTTTCCGGCGTGGACGTTTCAGCCGGAGTTCCATCCGTCACCGGCTCCTGCGAATAGGCAAAAGCAGGCATAGAAAATGCCGTCACACTCAGCATGACGGCAAACAGGGTTGCTGCGAGACGCAGTTTAGTTTTCTTCATCAGATTTATCCTCCGTTTTTTCAGTAATGTGCTGGAAGGTTTCGGCAGGGCATTTTTTGAGGTTCTTGAGCAGTTGACCCAGAGATTCCGGGGTCAGGCCAAGCTCACGAACCATACCAACGATGTCCGTGTTTTCAAGCTCTGTGATTTCGCCGTCAAGCTCTTTGTTCCGCGCCTGAAGCTCGGAAATTTTGTCGCGGTTTTTCTCCCGTTCCGTTTTCAGTTTTACGATTTTTGCAATCATTTTTATCCTCCTTATGGTTTGGGCAGTCGGCCAAAGCCAAGAAAATGCTGCTGCCAGTAGCTTTCTGTGATGTTGGAATAGTGAATGGGATCGCCGCAGTGAATCATCATATTGTTTCCGACGTAGATTCCAACGTGCGATGCACCGCTGGTGTCATAGGTGTGCTGGAAGAAGATCAGATCACCGGGTTTGGCATTCGCCGGTGACACCGGCGTACAGATATTGTAAAGCCCCTGTGCTCCGAGCCGCCCCACGTTCCAGCCGCTGTGATTGATAACCCAGCTGACAAAGCCGGAACAATCAAAAGAGGTACTCGGCGAACTGCCTCCCCACACATAGGGGTATCCGAGATATTTTTCCGCTTCCGTGATCATGGCCGCAAAGGTCGCGTCCTGCATAGCTTCCGGCGGAATATCATAATCCTCATACTGCCCAGGTGCGTAGCGCGTTACATAGCCGGAGCCGGGGAACAAATCAGGCCGATTGCCAAGCGTCGCCATATAAACGGAATAGAGGGAAAGCTGATCTTCGGACATCATATACACCGGCAGATGAGACAGATCGAAGTTGTCCAGTTTTACGTTGCAGATATAGTAGTTGTAGGGAACCTGAACATCATAATCGTAATCCACCGTGGATTCTTCGCCAGTGTCAGGATCGGTGACCGTCCGTGTTCCTGTGCGGGTTTCTGTCCGGTATCGCACCTCCACCGTCACCGTCTGCGTCAACGAATACTGGCGGTCGAAAATCGTCTGAAGCAGGCTTTGCACGTCGCTCGCTTTCCATTCACCGCCCTTAACTGCCGTGAGCATGGATATGAGCACATACGGGTCATGCTCAATCATGTCGAGGTCAAATCGGTATTCGTCATAGCCTGGATGCCGCGCCTGATAATGGTCAAGTTCATCCTTCAGAGCTGCTTCCAAGGAGGCATAAGACGATTCAGCGGCAAGCATATCGCTGTCAGCGCTGGGATAGGTGGAAATGCTGACGCTGCTCAGACCGCCCTGCAGCAGTACAGAAAAGGATGACGCGCTGTTCAGGAGAATCACGAGAACCAAGGCAGCCACGCCAAGTATGAGAAAGCCCTTCTTGTGTTTTGCAATGAATTCCCCGGCTTTCTGGGTTTTGTCCGCAGCTTCTTTTGCCGCCTTACCGGTGATTTCCGAAGCACTTACGGTCGTATTTGCAGCACCGCTGCCAGCCTTCGCCGCCGCATATTCCTTTTTGATTGCCTGTTTCTGCTGCCAGCGGGAGTAGGGATTGCTGGAAAGCTGCGGATTCTGCTGCTCAGCATCCTTTTTCAACGCGTCCAGATTGGCGCGGTCAGAACGCCTTTCTGTTTTTGCCGCATCCCGATATGGCTTCATTTTTCGGTGTCGATGCGCTGAAACACCGGCGCGAGTACCGGCCTCAACCGTACATTCTGCTTTGTGGACGCTCTCAACGCCGACATTATCATCTTCGACAGAGTGAACTTCGCGGTGAGCTTCTATCGCCGCCGCATTCAAAGGCGCTGCTCTTACTGCATGCACCAGCTTGGACGGCGGTTTCTTTTCCTCAAAGGAAAGGCGCACCGTGACCCTGCCCGTATTGGGATCAACGGTACGCCGACGAACCTGCTTTTTGGGGATTCTATTT
Coding sequences within:
- a CDS encoding DUF4315 family protein, whose protein sequence is MIAKIVKLKTEREKNRDKISELQARNKELDGEITELENTDIVGMVRELGLTPESLGQLLKNLKKCPAETFQHITEKTEDKSDEEN
- a CDS encoding NlpC/P60 family protein, producing the protein MSKRTPRLLFTEDELKPPVVEKAAGKAASASDRLDKVENRIPKKQVRRRTVDPNTGRVTVRLSFEEKKPPSKLVHAVRAAPLNAAAIEAHREVHSVEDDNVGVESVHKAECTVEAGTRAGVSAHRHRKMKPYRDAAKTERRSDRANLDALKKDAEQQNPQLSSNPYSRWQQKQAIKKEYAAAKAGSGAANTTVSASEITGKAAKEAADKTQKAGEFIAKHKKGFLILGVAALVLVILLNSASSFSVLLQGGLSSVSISTYPSADSDMLAAESSYASLEAALKDELDHYQARHPGYDEYRFDLDMIEHDPYVLISMLTAVKGGEWKASDVQSLLQTIFDRQYSLTQTVTVEVRYRTETRTGTRTVTDPDTGEESTVDYDYDVQVPYNYYICNVKLDNFDLSHLPVYMMSEDQLSLYSVYMATLGNRPDLFPGSGYVTRYAPGQYEDYDIPPEAMQDATFAAMITEAEKYLGYPYVWGGSSPSTSFDCSGFVSWVINHSGWNVGRLGAQGLYNICTPVSPANAKPGDLIFFQHTYDTSGASHVGIYVGNNMMIHCGDPIHYSNITESYWQQHFLGFGRLPKP